A section of the Malus sylvestris chromosome 17, drMalSylv7.2, whole genome shotgun sequence genome encodes:
- the LOC126609823 gene encoding LRR receptor-like serine/threonine-protein kinase IOS1: protein MGMLKNLRFVFLCCFSLILLVHAQDAQSGFISLDCGRPSNSSYYESTTGIHYISDAAFISTGISKSVAAAYKATHQLQAAYVRSFPQGVKNCYKVNITKNTKYLIRAAFLYGNYDDLNKLPKFDLVIGASYWDSVAFTDASLSTFKEVVHIPTLDYINVCLLNKGTGTPFISSLELRPLKSTAYVTPTGSLALSSRLDVGSTVNHTYRYPDDALDRFWEPFNFNKWTQLATSHTVDAESHNDYQVPSIVMRSASTPLDDTMDFYWNDTDASTQYYIFIHFAELQLLKANQSRSFNITLNGDHWYGPDVPAYLSTTTVFSSSALSGGNYSFSLVQTENSTLPPILNAIEVYTLIDLSQPETDTDDVSAITNVKSTYGVDKDWQGDPCTPEGYMWEGLNCTFNGSPRIISLNLSSSGLTGEITSHISDLAVLQSLDLSNNSLRGSIPEFLSKMPNLKVLNLKRNKLNGSVPADLIERSKSGSLSLSVGENADLCVENSCKKEETEKKKKKNIIVPIVAAIGGFFILVVLVVAIFMWLKRGRKQQVVTAVAHQPNNQVDSFESKKRQFTYSDVLKITNNFQTIIGRGGFGNVYHGFVDDTQVAVKMLSPTSGQGYQQFQAEVKLLIRVHHRNLTSLVGYCNEGTNMALIYEFMAYGSLDLHLLGENSNANVLTWEGRLQIATDAAQGLEYLHNGCKPPIVHRDVKTTNILLAENFQAKLADFGLSRIFPTDGGTHMSTAVAGTPGYLDPEYHTTGWLNEKSDVYSFGVVLLEIITGRPAISRTQEKIRVSQWVSSMLARGDIKTILDARLLGDYDINSAWKAVELAMNCVSNTSNKRPNMSEVVRGLKDCLEAELARTNFNRVTESTDSVICSMNVNTEFSPLVR, encoded by the exons ATGGGAATGCTGAAAAACCTTCGATTTGTATTCCTTTGTTGTTTTTCTCTTATACTTCTAGTTCATGCACAAGATGCTCAATCAG GTTTCATCAGCTTGGACTGTGGACGGCCATCAAATTCTAGCTACTACGAGTCAACAACCGGCATTCACTACATTTCAGATGCAGCCTTCATAAGCACCGGTATCAGCAAAAGCGTCGCAGCTGCATACAAAGCTACTCATCAGCTGCAGGCAGCTTATGTCAGGAGCTTTCCTCAGGGTGTCAAGAACTGTTACAAAGTAAACATCACAAAGAACACCAAGTATTTAATCCGAGCGGCTTTCCTGTATGGTAATTATGACGACCTAAATAAGCTGCCGAAGTTTGATCTTGTCATCGGAGCTAGTTACTGGGATTCAGTGGCATTTACTGATGCATCTTTAAGTACCTTCAAAGAAGTTGTTCACATTCCCACGTTAGACTACATAAATGTGTGTTTACTCAACAAGGGAACCGGAACACCATTCATTTCATCATTGGAATTAAGGCCTTTGAAAAGCACTGCTTATGTGACTCCAACGGGTTCCTTGGCACTCTCCTCTCGATTAGATGTTGGTTCAACAGTTAACCATACATACAG GTATCCCGATGATGCTTTGGATCGGTTTTGGGAACCCTTCAACTTCAATAAGTGGACGCAGTTAGCTACCTCGCATACCGTTGATGCTGAAAGTCACAATGATTACCAAGTACCATCTATCGTAATGAGATCTGCCAGCACGCCTCTAGATGATACGATGGACTTCTATTGGAATGACACGGATGCAAGTACACAATACTATATCTTCATTCACTTTGCTGAACTCCAGCTGCTTAAAGCCAACCAATCTAGATCATTCAATATCACGCTGAATGGAGATCATTGGTATGGACCTGATGTCCCGGCTTACTTGTCCACAACCACTGTGTTTAGCAGCTCAGCCTTAAGCGGAGGCAATTATAGTTTCTCACTTGTTCAAACGGAGAATTCAACTCTCCCACCAATTCTCAATGCCATTGAGGTCTACACATTGATTGATTTATCACAACCTGAAACCGACACAGATGATG TGTCTGCCATCACAAACGTAAAGTCAACATATGGAGTGGACAAAGATTGGCAAGGAGACCCATGTACTCCTGAAGGCTACATGTGGGAAGGTCTAAATTGTACCTTCAACGGTTCCCCAAGAATTATATCCTT GAACCTGTCCTCGAGTGGATTGACCGGGGAGATAACTTCACATATATCTGACCTCGCCGTGTTACAATCTTT GGATTTATCAAACAACAGCTTAAGGGGATCAATACCTGAATTTCTGTCTAAAATGCCAAATCTGAAAGTCCT CAACCTAAAAAGAAACAAGCTCAACGGTTCAGTTCCAGCAGACCTCATTGAAAGATCGAAAAGTGGTTCGCTATCATTGAG TGTTGGAGAAAATGCAGACCTATGTGTAGAAAATTCATGCAAAAAGGAGGAgacagagaaaaagaagaagaagaacataaTTGTTCCAATAGTAGCAGCAATTGGTGGATTTTTTATTCTTGTGGTACTTGTAGTGGCTATATTCATGTGGCTAAAAAGAGGAAGGAAACAACAAG TTGTAACAGCAGTTGCACATCAACCCAACAATCAAGTTGATTCATTCGAGTCCAAAAAACGACAGTTTACATACTCGGACGTCCTGAAGATTACAAACAACTTCCAGACAATTATTGGCAGAGGTGGATTCGGAAACGTTTACCATGGTTTTGTCGATGATACTCAAGTAGCTGTGAAGATGCTTTCTCCAACATCAGGTCAAGGATACCAACAGTTTCAAGCAGAG GTCAAACTTCTAATCAGAGTTCATCACAGAAACTTGACAAGTCTTGTGGGATACTGCAACGAAGGAACCAACATGGCGCTCATCTATGAATTTATGGCCTACGGAAGTTTGGACTTGCATCTTCTAG GTGAGAATAGTAATGCAAATGTTTTGACTTGGGAAGGTAGACTCCAAATAGCAACAGATGCAGCACAAG GATTGGAGTACCTTCACAATGGTTGCAAGCCACCCATAGTCCACAGAGATGTGAAAACAACAAATATTTTGCTAGCCGAAAATTTCCAAGCAAAATTAGCTGATTTTGGTCTGTCCAGAATTTTCCCAACCGATGGAGGCACTCATATGTCTACTGCTGTAGCTGGAACCCCGGGATACCTTGATCCCGA GTACCACACAACAGGTTGGCTCAATGAGAAGAGCGATGTTTATAGCTTTGGAGTTGTTCTGTTGGAGATCATCACTGGCCGCCCTGCGATATCAAGAACACAGGAGAAGATTCGTGTAAGTCAATGGGTTAGCTCCATGCTTGCTAGAGGGGATATCAAAACTATTCTAGATGCGAGATTACTTGGAGATTACGATATCAACTCTGCCTGGAAGGCTGTTGAACTAGCAATGAATTGTGTGTCGAACACATCCAACAAAAGGCCAAACATGAGTGAGGTAGTGAGAGGGCTTAAGGATTGTTTGGAAGCTGAGTTGGCTCGAACGAACTTCAACCGTGTGACTGAATCAACGGATTCAGTTATTTGCTCTATGAATGTGAATACGGAATTTAGTCCTTTGGTAAGGTAG